GCTGGAAGATGCTCATCCCTTCCACGTCAGACATGTGGCCTGGAGCTTCGATTGTGAAGTTACTCGGGTGGCAGCACTTGGATTCCCACGTGTCGCTTTCATCCAGACAGGCTTTGCTTTTATGGCAACATGAGACTCCAGACCTTTCCAGGTGATCTTGACATTCGACATCCagcttttctggttgttttgaaCCAGAACAGTTGGCCAGGCCCAGGTAAAGGCTGACGTCATGCCACTTTTCACCGGATACAGATGTTGATGTTTCCAAGAGTTGTTTCTCTTCATTCTGAACCCCAACTCCATTACCTTTTGGTGATTTTGCGTGGATCTTGCAAAATGTACTTTTGTTTTCGGGTTCAGTCTGGATTTTTCCTCCCAGAGACCAAGACTTTTGTTTCTCCACTAAGTCTTTTGCAAATAGAGATGAGACAGCAATTACACTTTTTCCCCCAAATGAAGTATTAACCTGTAGTTTCTTCTCTTTGCATACATCACAAGAGctcttgtctgacttattttgctgAACCAACGCGGTCTCAAGTTTTTGGTCCTTAACCAGTGACTTCTGATCTTCCTCCCTCTTAAAATCGACTATTAGGTGGTTATTTTCAAGGTCTGATAAACACATTTCTCTGCTATGGTGGCATTACAAAAAACGGAAGTTATAAGATACATTTGATACTGTCGTTCTAAATATTTCACTCAAACCTCATCAGCTGAGCTAAACCCTAGTAAGACCCATTTGTCTGAGTTGAAAATATGAGGTAGAATTTGTATACTCTTCTGAGCCCAATTTTAGCCcaacctcctccaggaagtcttgcTGACCACCATACCCACTCCCCTCTTCCCATCCTTAACGTCCACTGTACTCACTATCCACACTGCAAATCATTATCTTACtgtacatattaatatatatctAATTAATCAGATAGCGACTTTCCTATTTTAACTATATCATTCACTGTTTCATACATATAAAAGTTTTGTCAAAAGattcttaaggttttttttttcacatgtagAAGCATTTTTAATCCTCCTGGAACCTAAGACAGCCTTTAACATACACTAAGCGTTCtgtaaatacttgttgattgaTCTGTTATTTCTCTTCCTAATTCACAGTTAAATAGACGTAAAGTCAGGATTGAAAGGCAATGGAGAGTCAAGGTACAACGATAAATTGGAAAGTGCCAAATGTGTTCACCATACTGCATTCATGACCATCCCATTTATCTGCTGGATACTTATGTATCTATATATTGAAAACTGGTCTAAGGTAAAAATGACACCACATgtgcataaaataaaaatcattgtgATAAACCTTTTAATAAATTGTCAAAGTTTTTCATGTCACACCTATTCAGGTGTTCTAATCTGTATGATTCTGATCCCTCCTTCTAGAATGGGATAAGCCACTTTACGTTCTTAAAGAATAACCTCAATCATCTAGCCCAGGTACCTCCCAGGGGAAATGCagtgcaaaaaggaaaaagagccaATAGGTTAGGGGCTTTTGCCTGCAAGAGGTCGCTGGGTTGGTCTGGTGTTTATTCGTAGCAGCCACAGCTGGGATACAGAGCAATGGTGCAACAACCCCCAGCAAAAGACCTCGAAGAAGAGTACAGCAAATGCAGCAAAGTGCGGGTGAGTCCCCAGTCCTACTGTCTGTAGCAGCAGCTGCTCCTTACATTCCTCCCTGCAACTCTGACCACCCCCATCCTGAACTCCACCCTCCGGGGAAAGGAGCTGCGTCATCCAACCCAGCTTCTGCGCCTATGTGCGGTGATGGGGAACTCCCTGAATTCCTGTTCCTTTCCGTGACTCCCTGTACCATTTCTGCTTGTCAAAGTGGACTCAGTTTAACTGTGGGGCAGTTGTATGCTTGTTAAATTAAACCAGAcctcatatatttatattttaattttacagaaaCCAATTTAATTCACACACTGCCTTTTATAGGTAAGAGTAGACATCTCCTCCTATTAACaaggaaaatgggaaaatcaAGCTGAGAGCAGAGATCACCCTCAGCTGAACTCCTACTGCAGTTATTTATACCATTCTTTGGCATTATTTTAAGCAAGTACCATGCCCAATATATCTTCATTTTCCCTATTCCTAGCCCGTGCCTAAAATACTgagtgctgaatgaatgaataaatgattcatCTCTGTAATTTCTATTTTAGCTCAAAGCCTTCTACACAAGCACACAAATAATGTGTTTAATGAATTTAATCAAATGGTTAAATTAAGATCATGCCTAAAATTCTCACTACAACCCAGGATTAGCTCACATATATTTATTCCCTACTACCTACCAAACAGTACTTAAGTACTGGTCCACAGCAAGTACTTAACAAATATTGACTGAATGACGGAATAAAACACAAGATCATATTAATAGCATCATACTAAGATTACCTGGATTCCAGGGCCTTTGATTCCTCCATCTTTGAGTCATATATCTGTATTAATTCCTGAGAATTTTCCACATTGAAATTAAGAAACTGCAGGTCACGCTGTTGTTTTATGTAAATCTGCCGTAGATATTGATACATCAAAATAAAGTGTAACAACAAAGCTAAACTGAGCCAACAACTGGCACTTTCAAATGCCAAAACAGATCAGATAGTGACTAAAGAAGTATGCTGaatatgtttgcttttatttttcctatgttAGCACTGAGATTTGTTAATGTAACTAGTCTCCTAACCTTTCATTACCATAAGCAAGACCCTATCTGCTAGGTTAATATGATATACCTTTAATGTAGTCAGGATTCCAAAAGCATCATAAACGAAATCACTGGGCATACACTTTTCCTAATTTGATGTTTGTTTATAAGCGTTTCCCACCTAATAGAGAAGGTTAAGTGGGAACCTACCTGTCTCAGATTATGCAGCTCTGCGCTCATGCGTTCTTGCTTTGACTTTGCGATATCCAGTAACtcgtctttccttttttctctctctactaTTTAAGAACAAATATTATTAAAACGTTTTTCACCAGCCCATATCATCACAAACCTCTTCATTTCCAACAAGTTTATGCGCGGCtaacttttttcccctccttcctgaattttaaaattgcaaaatGGATGGCTGGAAAGAGCTTTAATCAGTGATTCTGACTAGATCCTTCACCAAATTTGAAAACTTTCACAATATAATTAATGTTAAGTCAAAAAAGTATTCAAAACTGTACCAACTCTCTGCTCAAATtacgtgtgtgtctgtatgtagaTATGCATAGAAAAAGGCTGAGAGCAAGTATACTGAAGTATCAAATTAAGTTATTTTTTAGATGGAAGGATTAATGacaattattttcctctttttttttttgagggggtggTTTCTAAATCTCTAAATTTAATACATATTACTTTATTCTTTACTTACTTATTCACATTACACAGGTAACTTACAAATGCATTTTCCTTGTAAAAATCCAAACAGCATATTACCTTTaccaacagaaaaaaaactaacattacaggggcaaaaaaaaaaaaaaaaaaaatcactattttcaCCAGTATGTAAGTCAATCTGATATAATCTCACAATCAGGCCACTTGTATGTATTCTCACTGAGCAAAAACTGAAGATATTTGGACCTATGAGGTGACCCCATAGGTAGACAAACTTGTCTTTCCATTTTAATGAAAGTCCAGCACTCCTTTAcagactttctttttcttgaaaactCTTTACCTGATGGGTAATTAAGattcagaattttctttaatataCATAGTATTACACTCAATTTTCTAGCCCAAAAAGACAgaacagaggtttttttttttttaaatcttcattcttttacaaagaCCATAAACATTCTGCTGAAACGCAGACACTTCGCTGTTACTAGAGTTGGGGTATGagaaatcagtattttaaaaagtttcagaACTTGGCAGATGAGAACCCCCAGAAAGGAAAGATCGAAAGTGCTATACGAAGACTTGTacgggaaaaaaatattaatattatgctTAAGGGGAAATAATTTCATTCACATAGAAGTGATAGATCAACAATAAATGTCTCACCTAAAAAAAACCATTATCTTTATAAGAAGTTCAAGCTAAATGCATAAAATGACCCTTTAATTATTAATACATGAATCGGTTTTGAGAAAATCAGGTGCAGCCTAAATCAAAATTTACAACTTCTATGGTTTATTAACAAAGCACCTTTTCCACATGTCATTTTTCTCATggatgaaaaagaatacaaatattgATTATTATCGCTTTACATTTGGAGCGTCACAGAAACCATTTAAGGACAAAGGCATGAGCTTTGCTGGAGACAGCAACTCTACTGAGACAGCTTTTCTGCAAAGTGTCTGCTGGCGGTCACTGGGGACCAGGCGGAATAAAGCGTGAGGAGGGATCTGTGAAAGCCACCACCTCCTGGCCAAACACGCTTAATACTCAGCCCTTCTGATACGGGTCTGCAGcatcacctttttcttttttaagattttttttgatatgggccattaaaaaatttttatttatttatttatttggggctgcattgggtcttcactgctgcacgtgggtttttctctggttgtggcaagcgggggctactcttcgttgcggtgtgcgggcttctcattgcggtggcttctcttgctgtggagcacgggctctaggcacgcaggcttcagcagttgtggcacgcaggctcagtagttgtggcgcccgggcttagttgttccgcggcatgtggcatctttccagaccagggatcgaacccgtgtgccttgcattggcaggcggattcttaaccactgcgccaccagggaagtccgatgtggaccatttttaacgtctttattgaatttgccaCAATACTGCTTCAGTTCCATGACTTGGCCttctggccacgaggcatgtgggatcctagctccccgaccaaggatcgaacctgcaccccctgcattggaaggcaaagtcctaaccactggaccgccggggaagtcccgcATCATCTTACTTTTAAAGGTAATCCTCGTGCACAGAATTGAGAACGTGGCACAGTGAAAGCCACGGCGTCGGATTTAAAACTTACGTCTCTTCAATTCTGAACTTATTTCTTTGCATTAGGTGAGTCAACACCATAACAAAAGCCTACAGTGCACTTGCAATGTTTATGTAGAGTCGCATTTAGTTTATGTGAATTCAACTCTATgcacaaagaaaacagtaaaacagTAGCTCTTTCTCGGTGGAAGTGACACCCTCAGGGCGTCTGGGACTCCGGGCTGCTCTCAGCTCTACCCACCTCTTCCGTTAACAGCATGATCACACACTGGGTGCATTCCCAGCACTCAGAGATACTTGTTTTGGACACAGCACAGCCCCTAAACAAAAGCCAGCTACTTTATTTGGCATTCAaggataattttaaatatatttcaatactGCCTTAATCTGACTTTAGAATAATCTACTGTTGCATGAAATAGAATTGTTTCCTTAGATCTGATACTTTCGTACGTGGCTGGGTTATCTGGGTTTGGTCAAAGTGGAGTGAGTCCGCCTATTTCACAAGTTGGTCACTGAAGACAAAGAGGTATGGAACTCTGCTGACACCTGCCTGAGCGGGCAGCCTAAGGAAGACAGCACAAAGGAAAGGGTGCtgaagtctggacctgccaaattCTGATCAAGCTTCTGTGCCTTTTACTGCCTGGGAGACCTTCACTCAATCTCACAGGGCCTTGTTTACGGGACTCGCAGGGCCACAGAAATGTAAACTAGTATCACTGTTTTATTTGCGAACTTCTTATATGCAACATGTACAAATGAAACATGTCTCTAAGCCTCTGTGAAGAACTTCATCTTcaacaagaggaaaaagaagttttGAACTTAGAAGTACATTTTTAAGACATCTTCCAACCTTgaataaaatgtgttaatttttaGCCATGACACCTGATAGCATGTTATCATGTTAagcctttaaaaattcttttcaggCTTTAAttcacttttataatttaaacacacaaaaattgTTCTGAGACAGTGGTACGAATAGAAAAGATATTTAAGAAATCAGCTtaggaaatgataaaaaaaatatttcacaaaatggATTTATGAGAGTATTATCTAAGAAATTACATATACTTTACCTAGTAACACATAATAGAATGAGTAAAAATAGatgaaccaaaaagaaaggagatTATTAAAATGTTCTGTAAATGTTTTTCCTTCCTCTGACCTCGCACAACATTTTATTCACAGCATCTGTAGAGCACTAAACTCTCTTTGGGCCTATGAGCTTCTTAGTCaactagcagagtgcctggcacacagatgcCGATCCAAAGATTGCAGGAATTCAACTGTAAAGCTACAAACATATGTATAGATGTATATCTTTATGTAAGCATCTGTAACAATGTAAGAGATAATTACTTTGAGACACAGTAATCCTAGAAATAATGGAAATAGTGACCTCTAGTGGTAGAAAACTGCATTTCCCCACTCTTCTAATCCCATgagattaaaattaagaatttcattttatttgaaaaaaatgtaatataatacTGTATTCTGCCCTTTAACTTATAGAAATGTAGTCTCTTCCTAGCAGGAAAGACAATTGAGGGTAGGTATGAGTAGACCCAAACATGTTCACCTAATTAATTAAATTCTTgtttcttttggccacaccacatggcatgcgggatcttagttccctgaccagggatcgaacccgtgccccctgcagtggaagcgtggagtcttaaccactggatctccagggaagtcccagttcatTTAATTTCTGTTTGGAACTTTACCTCCAAACCTATGATTTTCTTCATACAAACTACCAAATTAAAGTCTAACAAAATCTTCTTGGCTGTCAGGGCCATATATAGATAAGCTCTAAATATCAGTGATTCTCAGTTGGGAGCAGAGAAAGGGGAGGCTAGAAACTCTGACATACTGGGGTGGGTTGGGGTTAGAGTGTAGGAGAACATGGCGGTGAGGGAGAGTGGGGAGTGCCACTTTTATGTTTATCAGAAGGGGGCCTAAGTTACACACCTTACTGACAAACTTGCTTTTAAGTCATGAAAAATTCATCTCCAACATTATTATTTTGCGGTCATACTGATGTAACAAAACACATGAGTACTTTCCAACTGTCGTAATTACAGGTGGTCTATTTGCAAAATTGAAAAAATGTTGAATTCCTAATTTTTATCTAGTATTTGCAAATACTTGGCTCATAAGATTCTTTCTTATTGAACTTTTAAGCACAAGTGCTATGTTTTTAGTGAGCTAGTATAGTCACGCACTCAAGCTGGAAGGGAGAGCAgctcatttcacagaagaggaaacagagtgAACTGGGAGGCAGGATAACAGCTTTAAAATTCCCTGCCTGGTCCCTCCTCATTTCTCAAAGGgtgttaaaataaattaattaaatacataaaGTATTTTGAGAGAGGTACAATTCATTTAGCCCGTCATGGTAGTATCGTAGAACGTTCAGGTTACTTAAACTAATTATCTATTTTTACCAGTAAAAACCAATTCATCATGCAGGCAACTTTTCTCTTGCTTGAGGCGAATGATCTCTTCTCGTTGTTCAttattttctgttgtcttttcatttagaTCCTCTTCAcaaatagggggaaaaaagggggaaaaaagtcctCAAATAAATACTAGTTCCTAGAAGAATATACACTGTGAATACCTCTCATGTCCTCCGCACCCGCTTCCAATTAATATGAAGTCCTGTTCGATCTACAGCCAAAATATGTCCCTCATCTAACATCTCACTGCACCCCCAGCAGTGACCCTGGCCAAGGCTCCCATTGTCTCCCTGCTCGAACCCTGCCTCTCCCTTTGCAGCCTACTATCCACGGAGCCATCAGGGCCATCTGCTGGCGTCGCTTCTCTGTTACAAGCCCTTGTGCTACACTTAGGAGGAAATCCAAACTCATTACCTTAAGGCCTGCACAGCCTGGCCCTGCCCTTTCAATCTGTTCCTTACACTGGCCCCAACCTCAAAACCCACCCCAGGgcttttgcatttgctgtttcttctgcctggaaggtCCTGGCCCAGATCTTTGCACGACTGGTTCTTCCCATCATCCAAGTTTCAGCTCTAATGTTCTCTTCAAAGACGCCTTCCCAGCGCACCCAAACTAAATGAGTCTCTTTCCCTCACTCTCTAGTACACTATCCATgatgctgcttttatttttttcataaatattgaATTTATAAAACAAGACATAAAAGTTGATAAAACAgacttctttttactttaaatCTTACCTAGGTAAAcacagcattcaataaatacttagcgAATGCCTACAGTGTAACCCAGGGGCTGTGCTATTAACTGTGGGTccaaaaaaggagaagacagagtccGTCCCTGCTGTCAAGGGGCTTATAGTACGATTATGATTTTAGCTGAAGCTACAAATGGAGACAAAATTATGATTTACCACTAGTCAGGGCATCATAGGAACAAGATTTTAGGAGgtggagttttttaaattaaatctgcCCCGATAGCCTTTCACAATTTGAACAGCAACTCCCTGCCTCATGAGGGATTCCACCAGGGACAGAGGCGGAGCAAATGCACCATCGCACGGCTCTGTCATTCTAAGTTTGCTTGTTCCACAGCAGGAGTCAGTCTTCGTGTCTAATGTGATGACCACTTATAAACGGGACAGTCTGGGTGCAGATTTCAGACCTGGATGGCGCCTCCATCCAACAGCTTCCCCTGCCCCACAGTGGGGAAAGGCCAGAGAAAAGTGGGCCTCCCTCCACATCCTCTGCAGACGAATATAAATTTTTACTCCATCACCTAGATCCATATTCCAGTCCACAGCACTAACCTATCTGGCATACCCAGCCTTCGTTTCATTAGAAAACTTCAAGTAGTAGAAAAATAAACTGTGGGGTTACTGtgagaatgaaaatagaacaggAGGACACAAAAGGaattccccccaaaataaaacatGCACCAAAAAGCCACTCTGGGAGTTTGTGTTGTTAGTGGTAACTCCTCACCCCTCTCTGCATTCCTCCCTCGATTTTTTGTAAATCCCCCCACAGAGGATTGTCTGACTCTGGGTTCAGCCATGTGACTCACTCTGGCCACAGAATGAGGGGGAAGTGATGGTATATATAGGTCCTCCCatctttctgcttctcttaaGCTTCTGCCTTCACCGTGGGAAGAAATGCCCAGGCTAGCCTACCGGGCAGGAGGAGATGCCCCAGTGGAGGAGCTCAGCTGGGCCCAACAGAGATCAGCCAATTCCCATGTGGCTTCCAGATACATGAGTTTCTCAAATGCTCGTGGTTGCATGCCACTGAGATACTGTCGTTGGTTGCTACAAAGCGTATAGTAGCAAGAGCTAGCCGGTACAGCAAAGgcaggattatttttaaaatagaacgcATTAGGCAGTTACCCCCAACTCTGTTATTTATCTTGTAACACAAAAAATTGCAGCATAATTCTATACAAATGAAATGAACATCTCATGGTAGGACCTAAAGCTAACAACAGACCTACTCTCAGTTATGAGATTAAGTGAACCCAAATGAAGAAATATATTCCCAAGATAAAATGCTTAAATTTATGCCTCTTCCTTACCTTTTAGCTTATTGACTTCAATCTTAAGTGTCTTCAATTTCTGCTTATAATCTTGCTTTTCTTTCACAATACAGGTCTCCACCGCCTTAGCGTCGCGTAAGGCATGCTCTAACAATTTAAATTTACCCGAACAGTCAGCAATGTGATTGACTGCCTCGATAATATCTTTGTCCTACAAACCAAATTCGAAAACTGTTacataagattttaaaattccaactaaacaataagaaaacactaCACTTATTAAGATCTCATTgcgggagagggataaattgggagattgggattgacatatacaaactactatatgtaaaatagagaaTGAGTAAGAGCCtgctatagcacagggaactctactcaatactctgtaatgacctatatgggaaaggaatctaaaaacaaagagtggatatgtgtatatgtataactgattcactttgctgcgcacctgaaactaacacaacattgtaaatcaactataccccaaaaagaattaaaaaaaaaaaaaagatctcattgTGTACCCGGTTTCATTCCAAGCACTTTCCATGTGTTACCTCGTTTAATCCTCACGGTAACTCTCTGAGGTAGGGACTATTGTTACTCCCCACATGACAGAGGACTCGACAGTAAAGTGGACACAGTTATACAACTGGTTAGTGACGGAGTTCCGATTTGAACTTAGCCGGCTGCCCCTGAAACCATGCACGAACCACCATAGTTTACTGTCTCACAAAGTTTAGAAGCAAACATTTGATTACCTATGAAACTGTAATAGCAATAGGAAGGCTGGTGACCCTTGAGGGGGCTTATTCTCTGCATTACAGATAAATCTCATAggccctctcttcctccccttcttttCAGCTTGTTAAAATGACAGACTCCAAGACCTTATCCCAAACCTACCCAATTCAGAACCTCTTATTGTTGAGGTGGTTGTTTTAATTACATAAAAGGTATCTATGTGCTTGTTGAAAAGCAATTCAAATAACACctgaaagtataaaaataataaggggcttccctggtggcacagtggttgagaatctgcctgccaatgcaggggacacgggtttgagccctggtctgggaagatcccacacgccgcggagcaactgtgcCCGTGAgtcacgattactgagcctgcgcgtctggagcctgtgctccgcaacaagagaggccgcgatagtgagaggcccgcgcactgtgatgaagagtggcccccgctcgccgcaactagagaaagccctcgcacagaaacgaagacccaacacagccataaataaattaattaattaattttaaaaataaaaataaaaataagcaaaagtacTCCCCCACCACTCATGTGGAATAACTATTACTTGCAGGTTTTACCTTTGCTTAAGGACAAAGGTTTCTGCGATAGCATCCTATATGCGTTCCTAAAATACTTCACAGTCTGCACATCTCACGTTAGGACTTATGGGAAAAACAGGGTTTGGGCAGACCATTCAAAAACCGATGGAACTCTGTGATCAGACCAGTAGCAAAGAAACAGTAGTCCTGTTACGTACAAGAACACAGTTCAGCAAATGCCACTGCAGACACATCAGTCAGGCAATCCTCTTCAGCTTCACCAGGAGTTTGCTATGATGGACACTGTAGAGGTTGCTGAAGCCAGGAAACTGGTCACTACTTGATTAAAGACAATTCtatagattttaatattttctttttaattttatgaaagctTGTCCCTGATCGCTCAAAAACATTAATGTGCTGGGAAAAATCACATATGAATCAACATGAGTGTCCCATTACACCAAAATCACTCCTCTAGCCACCTGCTGTTCAACACGTGTTACCACATAGAAGAGACTTTATCAATCACTGTTTATGGCATGTTAGTGACTACATCAACTACTTGACTGCTAAGTTTTCTTCtcaattaaaaacatattaacaggcttccctggtgacgcagtggttaagaatccacctgccaatgcaggggacacaggttcgagtcctggtctgggaagattccacatgctgcagagcaactaaccctgtgcaccacaactactgagcccgcactctagaggctgcgagccacaactactgagcccatgtgctgcaactactgaagcccgcgcgcctagagcccatgctctgcaacaagagaagccactgcagtgagaagcctgtgcaccacaacgaagagtagcccccgcttgccccaactagagaaagcccgtgcgcagcaacgaagacccaacgcagccaaaaataaattaatgaaaaaaaaaaaaacatattaacaaGCAATTTGATAGCTAATGACTTTATGAGACCCGGTAATGGatacctcagaagaaaccagctgAATGCAGGCATGCTGGACCGTGGAATGGGCCTTGGAGACAGAGACCAACAGTGCAGTCCTGCCTCCTTTCAGTGCCTTGGGGCATCATTTTAAACTTGTTTCCCGCATTTCTAaaaccagaatttaaaaaaagagagcaacattGATAGCTCAACCTATCTGAGTCGCTGTGGGACTTCAGTAACTTAATGTACATTGCTATCAACTACAAAGTGCCTGGCAAGTGGAagtatcatgattctgaattacCTTCAGCTTTATCATGGTGGTGAGAGCCTGTTCTCGAGCTTGCAATTGT
The sequence above is a segment of the Eschrichtius robustus isolate mEscRob2 chromosome 14, mEscRob2.pri, whole genome shotgun sequence genome. Coding sequences within it:
- the CCDC62 gene encoding coiled-coil domain-containing protein 62 isoform X3 is translated as MVAVHQRQLLSWEEDRQKVLTLEERCSKLEGELHKRTEIIRSLTKKVKTLESNHIECQSTLQKTQLQLQEMAQKATHSTLLSEDLEARNENLSNTLVELSAQVGQLQAREQALTTMIKLKDKDIIEAVNHIADCSGKFKLLEHALRDAKAVETCIVKEKQDYKQKLKTLKIEVNKLKEDLNEKTTENNEQREEIIRLKQEKSCLHDELVFTVEREKRKDELLDIAKSKQERMSAELHNLRQIYIKQQRDLQFLNFNVENSQELIQIYDSKMEESKALESSREMCLSDLENNHLIVDFKREEDQKSLVKDQKLETALVQQNKSDKSSCDVCKEKKLQVNTSFGGKSVIAVSSLFAKDLVEKQKSWSLGGKIQTEPENKSTFCKIHAKSPKGNGVGVQNEEKQLLETSTSVSGEKWHDVSLYLGLANCSGSKQPEKLDVECQDHLERSGVSCCHKSKACLDESDTWESKCCHPSNFTIEAPGHMSDVEGMSIFQPSKVQRIVRHKSVCTCSESASGTKYNSSTSELIAIQQSHCLGSSKSALREGEKLIETESSSDKKNSSEIWLVNKDAALPSEKDDFSPTSKLQRLLAESRQMVTDLELSTLLPMSSENLSSSARNNVEVSEESAEKNTLLSN
- the CCDC62 gene encoding coiled-coil domain-containing protein 62 isoform X2; the protein is MNPSASFLAGRQSIGSEVEISTIEKQRRELQLLIGELKDRDRELNDMVAVHQRQLLSWEEDRQKVLTLEERCSKLEGELHKRTEIIRSLTKKVKTLESNHIECQSTLQKTQLQLQEMAQKATHSTLLSEDLEARNENLSNTLVELSAQVGQLQAREQALTTMIKLKDKDIIEAVNHIADCSGKFKLLEHALRDAKAVETCIVKEKQDYKQKLKTLKIEVNKLKVEREKRKDELLDIAKSKQERMSAELHNLRQIYIKQQRDLQFLNFNVENSQELIQIYDSKMEESKALESSREMCLSDLENNHLIVDFKREEDQKSLVKDQKLETALVQQNKSDKSSCDVCKEKKLQVNTSFGGKSVIAVSSLFAKDLVEKQKSWSLGGKIQTEPENKSTFCKIHAKSPKGNGVGVQNEEKQLLETSTSVSGEKWHDVSLYLGLANCSGSKQPEKLDVECQDHLERSGVSCCHKSKACLDESDTWESKCCHPSNFTIEAPGHMSDVEGMSIFQPSKVQRIVRHKSVCTCSESASGTKYNSSTSELIAIQQSHCLGSSKSALREGEKLIETESSSDKKNSSEIWLVNKDAALPSEKDDFSPTSKLQRLLAESRQMVTDLELSTLLPMSSENLSSSARNNVEVSEESAEKNTLLSN
- the CCDC62 gene encoding coiled-coil domain-containing protein 62 isoform X1, yielding MNPSASFLAGRQSIGSEVEISTIEKQRRELQLLIGELKDRDRELNDMVAVHQRQLLSWEEDRQKVLTLEERCSKLEGELHKRTEIIRSLTKKVKTLESNHIECQSTLQKTQLQLQEMAQKATHSTLLSEDLEARNENLSNTLVELSAQVGQLQAREQALTTMIKLKDKDIIEAVNHIADCSGKFKLLEHALRDAKAVETCIVKEKQDYKQKLKTLKIEVNKLKEDLNEKTTENNEQREEIIRLKQEKSCLHDELVFTVEREKRKDELLDIAKSKQERMSAELHNLRQIYIKQQRDLQFLNFNVENSQELIQIYDSKMEESKALESSREMCLSDLENNHLIVDFKREEDQKSLVKDQKLETALVQQNKSDKSSCDVCKEKKLQVNTSFGGKSVIAVSSLFAKDLVEKQKSWSLGGKIQTEPENKSTFCKIHAKSPKGNGVGVQNEEKQLLETSTSVSGEKWHDVSLYLGLANCSGSKQPEKLDVECQDHLERSGVSCCHKSKACLDESDTWESKCCHPSNFTIEAPGHMSDVEGMSIFQPSKVQRIVRHKSVCTCSESASGTKYNSSTSELIAIQQSHCLGSSKSALREGEKLIETESSSDKKNSSEIWLVNKDAALPSEKDDFSPTSKLQRLLAESRQMVTDLELSTLLPMSSENLSSSARNNVEVSEESAEKNTLLSN